A single window of Nicotiana sylvestris chromosome 3, ASM39365v2, whole genome shotgun sequence DNA harbors:
- the LOC138888018 gene encoding uncharacterized protein produces the protein MLTTEYELFRMKDNESIQDMHTRFTCIINELHSLRDVIPRNKLVRKILNVLPGSWESKVNAITKAKDLQTLTMDELIGNLKTFEIKRKKDSERREPKKEKNLLLKAENSDSSEEDSDLAYLTKRFQNMEQYKQNSDKAAKRNPVPDKQFSRKSAADNVVKQALAAWEDSSSESKGESNAENNSMKAVETEATKYDSLFALMAQFDDDEEDENDEVNFRDIQRNLKSYSSKKLMALANVLIDAYSLINDKDILIIELGDAE, from the exons ATGCTCACCACTGAGTATgaactcttcaggatgaaggataatgagtctatacaagatatgcacactagattcacatgtatcataaatgagcttcattcacttagagatgttattcccagaaacaagcttgtaaggaagaTTCTCAATGTTCTACCTGGCTCTTGGGAGAGTAAGGTGAATGCCATCACTAAAGCTAAAGACTtacaaactctaaccatggatgagttgattggaaatctgaaaacattcgagataaaaagaaagaaagacagtgaaaggagagagccaaagaaggagaagaacctgCTGCTCAAGGCTGAAAATAGTGACTCAAGTGAAGAAGATAGTGATCtggcctatcttactaaaagGTTTCAAAATATG GAGCAGTACAAACAAAACTCTgacaaagcagcaaaaaggaaccCGGTTCCTGACAAACAATTCAGTCGAAAAAGTGCAGCTGACAATGTTGTGAAGCAAGCTCTTGCTGCTTGGGAAGACTCCTCCAGTGAATCAAAAGGTGAATCAAATGCAGAAAATAACTCCATGAAggcagtggaaactgaagcaacaaaATATGACTCACTGTTTGCGTTGATGGCTCAGTTCGACGATGATGAAGAGGATGaaaatgatgaggtaaattttagggatattcagagaaatctgaagtcTTACTCTTCTAAGAAATTAATGGCATtagcaaatgttctaattgatgCATATAGCCTTATTAATGATAAGGATATCTTGATCATAGAGCTAGGAGATGCTGAataa